A part of Triplophysa dalaica isolate WHDGS20190420 chromosome 17, ASM1584641v1, whole genome shotgun sequence genomic DNA contains:
- the crygmxl2 gene encoding crystallin, gamma MX, like 2, protein MGKIIFYEGYNFQGRSYECSEDCFDTFRHFNCCNSIRVMGGHWVGYEKPNYMGYQYVLGRGEYPHFHNWMGFNNCIRSCQMFPPYRGGYRMRIYNRPEMYGHMMEFPDDCPNVYDRFGNHGIYSCNIMEGYWIFYEHPNYRGRQYFLRPGEYRACGDWGCMNPMIGSFRRMRSSFM, encoded by the exons ATGGGGAAG ATCATCTTTTACGAAGGCTACAACTTCCAGGGACGCTCTTATGAGTGCTCCGAAGACTGCTTTGACACCTTCAGGCACTTTAACTGCTGCAACTCCATCCGGGTCATGGGAGGTCACTGGGTGGGCTATGAGAAGCCCAACTACATGGGTTATCAGTACGTCCTGGGCCGTGGGGAGTATCCTCACTTCCACAACTGGATGGGCTTCAACAATTGTATCAGATCTTGTCAGATGTTCCCCCCT TACAGAGGAGGTTACCGCATGAGAATCTACAACAGACCTGAAATGTACGGACATATGATGGAGTTCCCCGACGACTGCCCCAACGTCTACGACCGCTTTGGCAACCACGGCATCTACTCTTGTAACATTATGGAGGGTTATTGGATCTTTTATGAGCACCCCAACTACAGAGGCCGTCAGTATTTCCTGCGACCCGGCGAGTACAGAGCCTGCGGTGACTGGGGTTGCATGAATCCCATGATCGGTTCATTCAGAAGGATGAGAAGCAGTTTCATGTAA
- the crygmx gene encoding crystallin, gamma MX has product MVVSTQKTDTMAKKPSAQITYFEDKNFQGRQYECTGDCADMQSYFSRCNSIRVESGCWVAYEKPNYAGYQYMLSKGEYPDFHRWAGFNDCIRSCRMVPPYNGNYRMKVFERSDFGGQTMEFNEDCPDLRKRFHNGNISSANVMEGYWMLHEHPNYTGRQFFLRPGEYRRHVEWGSPSPGIGSLRRVTDLK; this is encoded by the exons ATGGTTGTGTCCACTCAGAAAACAGACACAATGGCCAAG AAACCATCCGCACAGATTACCTATTTTGAAGACAAGAACTTCCAGGGCCGTCAGTATGAGTGCACTGGAGACTGTGCAGACATGCAGTCCTACTTTTCTCGCTGCAACTCCATCCGTGTAGAGAGCGGCTGCTGGGTGGCCTACGAGAAGCCCAACTACGCGGGATACCAGTACATGCTGTCCAAAGGCGAATATCCTGATTTCCACCGCTGGGCTGGATTCAACGACTGCATCCGTTCCTGCCGCATGGTTCCTCCA TACAATGGAAACTATAGGATGAAGGTCTTCGAGCGCTCTGATTTCGGTGGTCAGACGATGGAGTTTAATGAAGACTGCCCAGATCTACGTAAGAGATTCCACAATGGAAACATCTCCTCAGCCAATGTGATGGAAGGCTACTGGATGCTCCACGAGCACCCCAATTACACTGGCCGGCAGTTCTTCCTGCGCCCCGGAGAATACAGGAGGCACGTCGAGTGGGGCAGTCCAAGCCCTGGCATCGGCTCCCTGCGACGTGTCACTGACCTCAAATGA